The Malus domestica chromosome 10, GDT2T_hap1 genome contains a region encoding:
- the LOC103445614 gene encoding probable methyltransferase PMT3 encodes MSKGRADGSPKKRLVTSILVLVIICGLLYLYSKKNDSSTLEYGSKIRKFRSTYLGADEDVDESPPKLGEDEEDGVILKSIPVCDDRHSELIPCLDRNLIYETRLKLDLSVMEHYERHCPVPERRYNCLIPPPSGYKIPIKWPKSRDEVWKANIPHTHLATEKSDQKWMVVKGEKIGFPGGGTHFHYGAGKYIASMANMLNFPKNILNNGGRLRTVLDVGCGVASFGGYLLSSDIIAMSLAPNDVHQNQIQFALERGIPAYLGVLGTKRLPYPSRSFELAHCSRCRIDWLQRDGILLLELDRVLRPGGYFAYSSPEAYAQDEEDLRIWKAMSALVERMCWKIAAKRNQTVIWVKPLTNDCYMERPPGTQPPLCRSDDDPDAVYNVKMEACITPYSEQNHRARGSGLAPWPARLTTPPPRLGDFGYSSDIFEKDMEVWQQRVENYWNLLSPKISSDTIRNVMDMKANLGSFAGALKNKDVWVMNVVPEDGPNTLKIIYDRGLIGSVHNWCEAYSTYPRTYDLLHAWTIFSDIERKGCSGVDLLIEMDRILRPKGFIIVRDNRRVVEFINKHMKALHWDAVATADAEGGTEKDDVVFIIQKKIWRTSESFRNVE; translated from the exons ATGTCGAAGGGAAGGGCTGACGGGAGCCCAAAGAAACGTTTGGTCACCTCAATTCTTGTTCTGGTGATCATTTGTGGTCTCCTATACTTGTATTCTAAGAAAAATGATTCCTCCACTCTTGAGTATGGCAGTAAGATAAGAAAATTCCGTTCTACTTACTTGGGTGCGGATGAAGATGTTGATGAATCACCTCCCAAACTTGGTGAAGATGAAGAGGatggtgttatattgaagagcATACCA GTTTGTGATGACAGACATTCAGAACTGATTCCTTGCTTAGACAGAAACCTAATCTACGAAACAAGGTTGAAGTTGGATCTGTCTGTGATGGAGCATTACGAGAGACACTGCCCAGTGCCTGAAAGGCGATATAACTGTTTGATTCCACCTCCTTCTGGATATAAG aTCCCAATCAAGTGGCCTAAAAGCCGAGACGAGGTATGGAAAGCAAATATACCTCATACTCACCTTGCGACCGAGAAGTCTGACCAAAAGTGGATGGTTGTCAAAGGTGAAAAGATTGGATTTCCTGGAGGAGGTACTCACTTCCATTATGGAGCTGGCAAGTACATCGCTTCAATGGCTAAT ATGCTCAACTTTCCTAAGAACATTTTAAATAATGGAGGAAGGCTCCGAACAGTCCTTGATGTTGGTTGTGGTGTTGCTAGTTTTGGAGGATACCTGCTGTCTTCTGATATTATCGCAATGTCCTTGGCACCTAATGATGTTCATCAAAATCAGATCCAGTTTGCATTGGAGAGAGGAATTCCTGCATATCTTGGTGTTTTAGGGACCAAGAGACTCCCTTACCCAAGTAGATCTTTTGAACTGGCTCATTGTTCTCGCTGTAGGATTGATTGGCTTCAAAGGGATGGGATACTTCTCCTTGAGTTAGATAGGGTACTTAGACCGGGAGGTTATTTTGCCTACTCATCTCCTGAAGCCTATGCACAGGATGAAGAGGACCTTAGAATTTGGAAAGCGATGAGTGCCCTTGTGGAACGGATGTGCTGGAAAATTGCTGCTAAAAGGAACCAAACTGTTATTTGGGTCAAGCCGCTGACTAATGATTGTTACATGGAAAGACCTCCTGGTACTCAACCACCCCTTTGCAGATCGGATGATGATCCAGATGCAGTCTATAATGTGAAAATGGAGGCTTGCATCACGCCGTACTCTGAGC AAAACCATAGAGCAAGAGGAAGTGGTTTGGCTCCTTGGCCTGCTCGATTGACTACGCCTCCACCTCGTCTTGGTGATTTTGGCTATTCCAGCGACATATTTGAAAAGGACATG GAAGTTTGGCAACAACGAGTTGAAAATTACTGGAATCTTTTGAGCCCAAAGATTAGTTCTGACACAATAAGGAATGTGATGGACATGAAGGCAAACCTGGGTTCATTTGCAGGGGCTTTGAAGAACAAAGATGTTTGGGTTATGAATGTGGTGCCAGAAGACGGACCTAACACACTTAAAATAATATATGACAGAGGACTGATAGGCTCAGTACACAACTG GTGTGAAGCCTACTCAACCTACCCACGAACTTATGATCTACTTCATGCTTGGACCATCTTCTCCGACATTGAAAGGAAAGGATGTAGCGGCGTTGACTTGTTAATTGAGATGGATCGCATCTTGAGGCCCAAAGGTTTCATCATTGTGCGTGATAACCGAAGGGTGGTGGAGTTCATAAACAAACATATGAAGGCGTTACACTGGGATGCAGTGGCTACCGCTGATGCGGAGGGAGGCACCGAGAAAGATGATGTGGTGTTTATTATCCAGAAAAAGATTTGGCGTACGAGCGAGAGCTTTAGAAATGTAGAATAG